From Antricoccus suffuscus, a single genomic window includes:
- the cobN gene encoding cobaltochelatase subunit CobN produces MPRIALVSTSDTDLLSARASQADYVYANPTKITLDEMGSLCDGADLIVARILGSPESLREEFDRMRQTGKPLVVLGGEQTPNASLMEISSVPMGVAADAHVYLAEGGADNLRQLHAFLCDTILLTGEGFEPALRMPNWGELDRPAPAGPATDGAVRPRVGILFYRAQYTAANTDYVHGLADAIDDAGGVGIPIFCASLRDAPHDLLTHLGTLDALVTTVLAAGGTKPGTAGAGQDDEAWDVRALAALDIPMLQGLCLTWDRETWATSDEGLSPLDVATQIAVPEFDGRLITVPFSFKETDADGLPHYVPDAERCARVAGIAVAHARLRHIPPADRKIAVVLSAYPTKHSRIGNAVGLDTPVSVVRLLRAMHEAGYDVGPVGTKDALPGLAPLEPIEDESPDTTAGNALIHALIEAGGQDEEWLTNEQLSGQPVRIRAADYRAWLAELPKQLVDSVVEKWGEAPGELFVDTSRDPDGEIVVATLQAGNVLVIVQPPRGFGENPIAIYHDPDLPPSHHYLAVYRWLEKSFGAHAVVHMGKHGNMEWLPGKNVGMSAECAADAAIGNMPLIYPFLINDPGEGTQAKRRAHATIVDHLIPPMARAESYGDIARLEQLLDEYGNVSAMDPAKAPAMRAEIWTLIQSAKMDHDLGLSERPDDEEFDQFVMHVDGWLCEIKDVQIRDGLHILGEAPAAEGRINLVLAILRANQVWGGTVQAVPGLRVALGLKENDSELADVDAAEEKAKALVTALDAAGWAHERVDEIVLDVLGEANPDVSTSLHFAATEVIPRLDATRGEIPAILHALDGGYIPAGPSGSPLRGLVNVLPTGRNFYSVDPKAIPSRLAYDTGAAMAESLVERYKTDNGDYPRNVGLSVWGTSAMRTSGDDIAEVLALMGVIPEWDEASRRVTGLRVVPLEELDRPRIDVTVRISGFFRDAFPHVITMLDDAVRLVADLDEPDELNFVKAHTAADLSQHGDQRRATTRIFGSKPGSYGAGILPLIESGNWRDDKDLAEVYSVWGGFAYGRDMDGVPARDDMEANYRRIAVAAKNTDTREHDIADSDDYFQYHGGMVATVRALTGTAPAAYVGDSTVSDAVRTRSLTEETARVFRARVVNPRWISAMRRHGYKGAFELAATVDYLFGYDATAGVVTDWMYEQLAQTYALDKVNQDFLRHANPWALRGIIERLTEASDRGLWEQPDPELMSQLAQLYLDVEGDLEDDE; encoded by the coding sequence ATGCCCCGCATCGCGCTGGTATCGACCTCAGACACCGACCTACTCTCGGCCCGGGCCAGCCAGGCCGACTACGTCTATGCCAATCCAACCAAGATCACGCTGGACGAGATGGGCTCGCTCTGTGACGGTGCCGACCTGATCGTTGCGCGCATCCTCGGCTCGCCCGAGTCATTGCGCGAGGAGTTCGACAGGATGCGCCAGACCGGCAAGCCGCTCGTCGTACTCGGTGGCGAACAGACACCCAACGCGTCCTTGATGGAGATCTCGTCCGTGCCGATGGGAGTCGCAGCCGACGCACACGTCTACCTCGCGGAGGGCGGTGCCGACAACCTCCGGCAGCTGCACGCGTTTCTCTGCGACACGATCCTGCTCACGGGTGAAGGATTCGAGCCGGCCCTGCGGATGCCCAACTGGGGCGAGCTCGATCGCCCGGCACCGGCCGGCCCGGCCACGGACGGGGCGGTCCGGCCACGCGTTGGAATTCTCTTCTACCGAGCGCAGTACACCGCCGCCAACACCGACTACGTCCATGGGCTTGCCGACGCTATCGATGACGCTGGCGGGGTTGGTATCCCGATCTTCTGCGCATCCCTGCGTGATGCACCGCACGATCTCCTGACTCATCTGGGAACTCTCGATGCGCTCGTCACTACGGTCCTCGCCGCGGGCGGTACAAAGCCCGGTACGGCGGGCGCCGGTCAGGATGACGAGGCCTGGGATGTGCGGGCCTTGGCGGCGCTCGATATCCCTATGCTGCAAGGGCTGTGCCTCACCTGGGACCGCGAGACCTGGGCTACCTCCGACGAGGGACTGTCACCGCTCGACGTCGCAACCCAAATCGCCGTACCCGAGTTTGACGGCCGCCTGATCACCGTGCCCTTCTCGTTCAAGGAGACCGACGCGGACGGACTGCCGCACTACGTTCCGGATGCTGAGCGGTGCGCTCGAGTCGCCGGGATCGCGGTCGCGCATGCAAGGTTGCGGCACATCCCGCCCGCCGATCGCAAGATCGCGGTCGTGCTGTCTGCCTATCCGACCAAACACTCCCGTATCGGTAACGCGGTCGGGCTCGACACGCCAGTCTCCGTCGTCCGGCTCCTGCGCGCGATGCATGAGGCGGGCTACGACGTCGGCCCGGTCGGCACCAAAGACGCGCTCCCCGGGCTCGCTCCCCTTGAGCCTATTGAGGACGAGTCGCCCGATACGACTGCCGGAAATGCGCTCATCCACGCGCTCATCGAAGCCGGCGGGCAAGACGAAGAATGGCTCACCAACGAGCAGCTGTCCGGGCAGCCAGTGCGGATCAGGGCCGCCGACTATCGTGCTTGGCTCGCTGAGCTGCCGAAGCAGCTGGTCGACAGCGTGGTCGAGAAATGGGGCGAAGCCCCCGGGGAGTTGTTCGTCGATACCTCGCGCGATCCCGACGGCGAGATCGTCGTTGCCACCCTGCAAGCGGGCAACGTCCTGGTGATCGTCCAGCCGCCACGCGGGTTCGGCGAGAACCCGATCGCGATCTACCATGATCCGGATCTGCCTCCGTCGCACCATTACCTGGCTGTATACCGCTGGCTGGAGAAGTCGTTCGGCGCCCACGCCGTCGTACACATGGGCAAACACGGCAACATGGAATGGCTACCCGGCAAGAACGTCGGCATGTCGGCGGAATGTGCTGCCGACGCTGCAATCGGCAATATGCCGCTGATCTATCCGTTCCTCATCAATGATCCCGGCGAAGGCACTCAGGCAAAGCGACGCGCCCACGCGACGATCGTCGACCACCTCATCCCGCCCATGGCGCGCGCCGAGTCGTACGGCGACATCGCCCGCCTGGAGCAGCTTCTCGACGAGTACGGCAACGTCTCGGCGATGGACCCCGCCAAGGCGCCGGCAATGCGAGCGGAGATCTGGACGCTCATCCAGTCCGCGAAGATGGACCACGATCTCGGGCTTTCCGAGCGCCCGGACGACGAGGAGTTCGACCAGTTCGTCATGCACGTCGACGGTTGGCTCTGCGAGATCAAGGACGTACAGATCCGCGACGGGCTGCACATCCTCGGCGAAGCGCCGGCCGCTGAGGGCCGGATCAACCTCGTGCTGGCGATTCTTCGCGCCAACCAGGTGTGGGGTGGGACAGTCCAAGCCGTCCCCGGACTGCGAGTTGCCCTGGGGCTGAAGGAAAACGACAGTGAGCTCGCCGATGTCGACGCCGCCGAGGAGAAGGCCAAGGCGCTCGTGACCGCCCTTGATGCCGCGGGCTGGGCGCACGAGCGGGTCGACGAGATCGTCCTCGACGTACTCGGGGAGGCCAATCCCGACGTGAGTACGTCGTTGCACTTCGCTGCCACCGAGGTCATCCCGCGGCTCGATGCAACCCGCGGCGAGATCCCGGCGATACTCCACGCCCTTGACGGCGGATACATTCCGGCCGGCCCCTCGGGGTCGCCGCTGCGCGGCCTGGTCAACGTGCTGCCCACCGGGCGCAACTTCTACTCCGTCGATCCCAAGGCGATCCCGTCTCGCCTTGCCTACGACACCGGGGCCGCCATGGCCGAATCGCTTGTTGAGCGCTACAAGACCGACAACGGCGACTATCCCCGAAACGTCGGGCTCTCCGTCTGGGGCACGTCAGCGATGCGTACGTCGGGCGACGACATCGCCGAGGTGCTCGCTCTCATGGGCGTCATTCCTGAGTGGGACGAGGCATCACGTCGGGTCACCGGTCTGCGCGTCGTACCGCTCGAGGAGCTCGATCGGCCCCGGATCGATGTCACGGTGCGGATCTCGGGCTTCTTCCGTGACGCGTTCCCGCATGTGATCACGATGCTCGACGATGCGGTCCGGCTGGTCGCTGACCTCGACGAGCCTGATGAGCTGAACTTCGTCAAGGCTCATACGGCGGCCGACTTGAGCCAGCACGGCGACCAGCGTCGGGCGACCACGCGCATCTTCGGGTCCAAGCCCGGGTCGTACGGCGCGGGCATCCTGCCGCTGATCGAGTCCGGCAACTGGCGTGACGACAAGGATCTCGCCGAGGTCTACTCGGTCTGGGGCGGATTCGCGTATGGCCGCGACATGGACGGCGTCCCCGCACGTGACGATATGGAAGCCAACTACCGGCGGATCGCGGTCGCGGCTAAGAACACCGACACCCGCGAGCATGACATCGCTGACAGCGATGACTACTTCCAGTACCACGGCGGCATGGTCGCGACCGTGCGTGCGCTGACCGGCACCGCGCCGGCGGCGTACGTCGGCGACTCGACGGTGTCCGATGCTGTCCGCACGCGGTCTCTGACCGAGGAGACGGCACGCGTCTTCCGGGCGAGGGTCGTCAACCCGCGCTGGATCTCCGCGATGCGCCGGCACGGCTACAAGGGCGCCTTCGAGCTGGCCGCGACCGTCGACTATCTCTTCGGGTACGACGCGACGGCTGGCGTCGTCACGGACTGGATGTACGAGCAACTGGCGCAGACATACGCGCTGGACAAGGTCAATCAAGACTTTCTGCGGCACGCGAATCCGTGGGCGTTACGCGGCATCATTGAGCGCCTCACCGAGGCGAGTGACCGGGGGCTCTGGGAGCAACCAGATCCAGAGCTCATGTCTCAACTCGCTCAGCTATACCTCGACGTCGAAGGCGACCTGGAGGATGACGAGTAG
- a CDS encoding precorrin-8X methylmutase, which produces MTTPPPSVYDYERDGSQIYERSFAMIRAEADLTQIPHDARAVVVRMIHACGQVDLPADVVVHDQLVAAARAALESGAPIFTDAMMIASGITRKRLPADNNVVCLLRDPRVAELASTWGTTRSAAAVSLWGDRLEGAVVAIGNAPTALFHLLELIAAGGPRPAAIVGVPVGFVGSAESKLALTAFTPAIPHLVVHGRRGGSALAVSAINALAQEREI; this is translated from the coding sequence GTGACCACGCCGCCGCCGAGCGTCTACGACTACGAGCGCGACGGATCGCAGATATATGAGCGATCTTTCGCGATGATCAGAGCCGAAGCGGACCTGACGCAGATTCCGCACGACGCGCGGGCCGTCGTCGTGCGGATGATTCACGCGTGCGGCCAGGTCGACCTACCGGCAGACGTCGTCGTACACGATCAGCTGGTCGCGGCGGCCCGTGCGGCTCTCGAGTCCGGAGCGCCGATCTTTACCGACGCAATGATGATTGCGTCCGGGATCACGCGCAAACGGCTGCCCGCAGACAACAACGTGGTGTGCCTGTTGCGCGACCCGCGAGTTGCAGAGCTCGCGAGCACATGGGGCACAACGCGTTCGGCCGCGGCGGTCTCGTTGTGGGGAGACCGGCTCGAAGGCGCCGTGGTGGCGATCGGTAATGCGCCGACGGCGTTGTTCCACCTGCTTGAGTTGATCGCCGCAGGAGGACCTCGCCCGGCCGCGATTGTCGGCGTACCAGTCGGTTTCGTCGGGTCGGCCGAGTCCAAGCTGGCGCTGACGGCCTTTACGCCTGCGATTCCGCACCTCGTCGTACACGGTCGTCGTGGCGGTTCGGCGCTCGCCGTGTCGGCGATCAATGCGCTGGCGCAGGAACGCGAGATCTGA
- a CDS encoding precorrin-2 C(20)-methyltransferase has product MTSPGRLYGIGVGPGDPELVTLKAARLIGAADVIAYHSGPMRKSIARDIVSSLVPDGALEELLAYPVTTGSSPHPGGYYGAINDFYDESADRLAVHLEAGRTVVVLAEGDPLFYGSFMYLHDRLSPRFECEVIPGVTSVSASTAAAAVPLVRHEDVLTVLPGTLPKPELARRLADTEGAVIMKLGRTFPAVVEALRESGRLGDAVYVERASKSQQRVLPVTEVDSASVPYFSMIVVPGIDKRADSAGRAAAPEVSVPAASAGPAEVVIVGLGPGPDRWLTPEASDLLAEVSHVVGYAPYVNRVPQRPGLTRHASGNTVELDRARHALDLAAAGEKVAVVSGGDAGVFGMAAAIFEAAADERYAGVPIRVVPGLTAAQAVAARAGAPLGADFAVMSLSDRLKPWPVIERRLLAIAESDLVLAIYNPRSKSRTEQVAMAKAALLSRRSADVPVVIGRDVGRSEESLTVTTLGELDPEQIDMKCLLIVGASSTQVTPAGQVWTPRSVT; this is encoded by the coding sequence ATGACAAGCCCAGGACGGCTCTACGGGATTGGCGTCGGGCCAGGCGATCCGGAGCTCGTCACCCTCAAAGCGGCCCGCCTCATTGGCGCGGCGGACGTGATCGCCTACCACTCGGGCCCAATGCGCAAGTCGATCGCGCGAGATATCGTCTCGTCACTGGTCCCCGACGGTGCATTGGAAGAACTGCTGGCATATCCGGTGACAACCGGCTCAAGCCCTCATCCTGGCGGTTACTACGGCGCTATCAATGACTTTTACGACGAGTCCGCCGATCGGCTCGCGGTGCATCTTGAAGCCGGGCGGACGGTCGTCGTACTCGCCGAAGGGGACCCGCTCTTCTACGGATCCTTTATGTATCTGCACGACCGGCTGTCACCACGCTTTGAGTGCGAGGTGATTCCGGGCGTAACCTCTGTGTCGGCATCGACCGCGGCCGCCGCCGTACCGCTCGTTCGACACGAGGACGTGCTGACCGTGTTGCCTGGCACGCTGCCGAAACCCGAGCTCGCCCGGCGGCTGGCGGACACCGAGGGTGCGGTGATCATGAAGCTGGGCCGGACGTTTCCCGCTGTCGTGGAGGCGTTGCGCGAGTCGGGTCGACTCGGCGATGCGGTGTATGTCGAGCGGGCGAGCAAGTCGCAGCAGCGAGTGCTGCCGGTGACCGAGGTTGATTCAGCGTCGGTCCCGTACTTCTCGATGATCGTCGTACCTGGTATCGACAAACGCGCCGACTCCGCCGGACGCGCTGCGGCGCCGGAAGTCTCGGTGCCCGCGGCGAGCGCCGGACCGGCGGAGGTCGTCATCGTCGGGCTCGGTCCTGGTCCGGACAGATGGCTGACACCGGAGGCCTCGGACCTGCTCGCCGAGGTGTCGCACGTCGTGGGTTATGCGCCGTACGTCAACCGGGTGCCGCAGCGTCCTGGCCTCACCAGGCATGCCTCTGGCAACACCGTCGAGCTTGACCGGGCCCGTCACGCGCTTGACCTCGCGGCCGCGGGGGAGAAGGTGGCTGTCGTATCGGGTGGGGATGCAGGGGTCTTTGGGATGGCGGCCGCTATTTTCGAGGCGGCTGCTGACGAGAGGTACGCCGGCGTACCGATTCGGGTTGTTCCCGGATTGACTGCAGCGCAGGCCGTCGCGGCGCGTGCGGGTGCGCCGCTCGGTGCGGACTTCGCAGTCATGTCCCTGTCTGATCGACTCAAGCCGTGGCCTGTGATCGAGCGTCGGCTCTTGGCGATCGCCGAGTCTGACCTCGTTCTCGCGATCTACAATCCACGGTCGAAGTCGCGGACCGAACAGGTTGCGATGGCGAAGGCCGCGCTGCTGTCACGAAGGTCCGCCGACGTACCGGTGGTCATCGGCCGGGATGTCGGCCGATCCGAGGAGTCGCTGACGGTCACCACCTTGGGCGAACTCGACCCGGAGCAGATCGATATGAAGTGCCTGCTCATCGTCGGCGCGAGTTCAACTCAAGTCACCCCCGCCGGCCAAGTCTGGACTCCCCGCTCAGTGACCTAG
- a CDS encoding enoyl-CoA hydratase, translated as MSEYSWVKYETIDDGAIAIISLNRPRQRNAQSRGLLVEVDDAFMAAERDDAVKVVILRGEGGSFSSGHDLGSKDSLAEREPGPNQHPSFSTNGATKDAVERTWRQEWHYYLTNTRRWRDLRKITIASVNGPVIAGGLMLTWCCDLIVAAEDAFFCDPVGSRLSMCGLEYFAHPWEFGPRKAKELLLTGDGIEAEEAYRLGMVNKVFKTEELADKTIEFARRIAKRPSATALMIKESVNQTVDNQGFYNSLQAAFNLHQMNHAHWQVHTGGDGIVPVPGKGAEEWNESGPMLPAVKDDVYPPAPTN; from the coding sequence ATGAGCGAGTATTCCTGGGTCAAGTACGAAACCATCGACGATGGCGCGATCGCGATCATCAGCCTCAACCGCCCGCGGCAGCGAAATGCGCAGAGCCGCGGATTGCTGGTCGAAGTGGACGATGCGTTTATGGCGGCCGAGCGTGACGATGCGGTCAAGGTCGTCATACTCCGTGGTGAGGGCGGGTCGTTTTCGTCGGGCCATGATCTTGGCTCCAAGGACTCGCTCGCCGAGCGTGAGCCCGGCCCGAATCAGCATCCAAGTTTCTCGACCAACGGCGCGACCAAGGACGCGGTCGAGCGCACGTGGCGCCAGGAGTGGCACTACTACCTGACCAATACTCGCCGTTGGCGGGACCTTCGCAAGATTACGATCGCGTCGGTCAACGGGCCGGTCATTGCCGGAGGACTCATGCTCACGTGGTGTTGTGACTTGATTGTGGCGGCCGAGGATGCGTTTTTCTGCGATCCGGTCGGGTCGCGGCTGAGTATGTGCGGTCTCGAATACTTCGCGCACCCTTGGGAGTTCGGTCCACGCAAGGCGAAAGAGCTGCTGCTGACCGGTGACGGGATCGAAGCGGAAGAGGCCTATCGGCTTGGCATGGTGAACAAGGTATTCAAGACCGAAGAACTCGCCGACAAAACCATCGAGTTTGCCCGCCGAATCGCCAAGCGCCCGTCCGCGACGGCCTTGATGATCAAGGAAAGTGTCAACCAGACGGTCGACAACCAAGGCTTCTACAACTCGCTGCAGGCGGCGTTCAACCTGCACCAGATGAACCACGCGCACTGGCAGGTCCACACCGGCGGCGACGGGATCGTACCGGTGCCGGGCAAAGGTGCCGAGGAATGGAACGAGTCCGGGCCGATGTTGCCCGCCGTCAAAGACGACGTATATCCGCCGGCTCCAACCAACTAA
- a CDS encoding ABC transporter substrate-binding protein, which yields MRNHRFAVTAIAGFLALAVTSGCSTKGGGAGEAKTGDDGVKTDFGVTKDTITLGDLTDNSGPFKVSGISLAHGYQVWMDDVNKAGGICGRQVKVDLQDMGYSTEKAVSLYAGMKDDILGLVSIVGSPMIAALKKEMTSDKIIFMPDSWASSNLDTPMAMMIGPSYDLEMINGLAYLQEQGVIADGDKIGHVYVDSEYGQNGLEGSKNYAEQHKMTIVEGKLTSNDVDMSSIVTKMKSEGVKLLLVTTTPKQTAAVAAQALNQGLDVPMLGNNPSFDATLLDTPAAPALLKNFMLMNYAVPFSDPAMSKVAAAYTAATTDPPNKTAAYGYVAGVIWGEILQKACDDKDLTRDGVVKVAKSLSDVDTKGVTAPLDFSLEGAPSSRASFILKPDAAQPGGLSTLAAKYESKEAKAYKTPYQK from the coding sequence ATGCGCAACCATAGGTTCGCTGTCACGGCGATCGCAGGGTTTCTCGCCCTCGCGGTCACGTCCGGATGCTCGACCAAGGGCGGAGGGGCTGGGGAAGCGAAGACCGGTGACGACGGGGTCAAAACGGACTTTGGCGTCACGAAAGACACGATCACGCTGGGCGACCTGACCGACAACTCCGGTCCGTTCAAGGTCTCGGGCATCAGCTTGGCCCACGGCTACCAAGTTTGGATGGACGACGTCAACAAGGCTGGCGGAATTTGCGGTCGGCAGGTCAAGGTCGATCTGCAGGACATGGGCTATTCCACCGAGAAGGCTGTGTCGCTGTACGCCGGGATGAAGGACGACATTCTTGGACTGGTCAGCATCGTCGGGTCGCCGATGATCGCCGCGCTGAAGAAGGAAATGACTAGCGACAAGATCATCTTCATGCCCGACTCGTGGGCGTCGTCCAACCTCGATACGCCGATGGCCATGATGATCGGCCCGTCGTACGACCTTGAGATGATCAACGGCCTGGCATATCTGCAGGAGCAAGGCGTTATCGCAGACGGTGACAAGATCGGGCACGTGTACGTCGATAGCGAATATGGCCAAAACGGGCTCGAGGGCAGCAAGAACTACGCCGAACAGCACAAGATGACCATCGTCGAGGGCAAGTTGACCTCGAATGATGTCGATATGTCGTCGATCGTTACCAAGATGAAGAGCGAAGGCGTCAAGCTTCTCCTCGTCACTACGACGCCCAAGCAGACCGCCGCGGTCGCCGCCCAGGCGCTTAACCAAGGGCTCGACGTTCCCATGCTTGGCAATAACCCGTCGTTCGACGCGACATTGCTCGACACTCCTGCTGCGCCGGCGTTGTTGAAGAACTTCATGTTGATGAACTACGCCGTACCCTTCTCGGATCCGGCAATGTCGAAGGTCGCTGCGGCATACACGGCGGCCACGACTGATCCGCCGAACAAGACCGCGGCGTACGGCTACGTCGCCGGGGTGATCTGGGGCGAGATCCTGCAGAAGGCGTGCGACGACAAGGACCTGACGCGTGACGGTGTGGTCAAGGTAGCCAAGAGTCTGTCCGACGTAGACACGAAGGGCGTCACCGCGCCGCTGGACTTCTCGCTCGAAGGCGCACCCTCCTCGCGCGCTTCGTTCATCCTGAAGCCCGATGCAGCGCAGCCGGGTGGGCTGAGCACGTTGGCAGCGAAGTACGAGTCGAAGGAAGCTAAGGCGTACAAGACGCCGTACCAGAAGTAG
- a CDS encoding ABC transporter substrate-binding protein gives MRKRFAVTATVGVLALAITTGCSTKGGSGGAATTGSDGIKTDYGVSDTEITLGELTDHSGAFKIGGLSVSQGAQVWVDEINAAGGICDRKIKIDSQDMGYHTDKAISLYAAQKDRILGMMQLLGSPMIAALKGQLNSDKILFIPASWASTNLDVETLLMIGASYDVETINGMAFLQKQGLIADGDKVGHIYIDGEYGANALAGSKFYAGKHNMTVVEQKLTATDNDMSATITKMKSEGVKGLMLSTSTAQLGSIVTQAKNQGLDVPMVGNNPSFDAPLMDTPAAAAMDNYYLSNYSVPFADPAMADVAAKFKAQFTDIPNKTVGLGYLSGLLWQGILEEACDAKDLTRDGVIAASKKVTKLETQGITAPLDFSKVGEPSTRATLILKPDASVDGKLVTVQKAEASKEATEYKLPFQK, from the coding sequence ATGCGGAAGAGATTCGCGGTGACGGCGACGGTGGGCGTGCTCGCCCTTGCCATCACTACTGGCTGTTCGACTAAGGGCGGTTCGGGAGGCGCGGCTACCACTGGGTCCGACGGCATCAAGACCGACTACGGCGTGAGCGACACCGAGATCACGCTCGGTGAGTTGACCGACCACTCGGGTGCGTTCAAGATCGGCGGGCTCAGCGTGAGCCAGGGCGCCCAAGTCTGGGTCGATGAGATCAACGCCGCAGGCGGGATCTGCGATCGCAAGATCAAGATCGACAGTCAGGACATGGGATACCACACGGATAAGGCGATTTCGCTGTATGCCGCCCAGAAAGATCGCATTCTCGGCATGATGCAGTTGCTCGGCTCACCGATGATCGCCGCGCTGAAGGGCCAGCTCAACTCCGACAAGATCCTATTCATCCCGGCGTCGTGGGCATCGACGAACCTCGACGTCGAGACGCTGCTGATGATCGGTGCGTCGTACGACGTGGAGACGATAAACGGCATGGCCTTCCTGCAGAAACAGGGCCTCATCGCCGACGGCGACAAGGTCGGCCACATCTATATCGATGGCGAGTATGGCGCGAACGCTCTTGCTGGCAGCAAGTTCTACGCCGGGAAGCACAATATGACGGTGGTGGAGCAGAAGCTGACCGCCACTGACAATGACATGTCAGCCACAATCACGAAGATGAAGAGTGAGGGTGTTAAGGGGCTGATGCTGTCCACCAGCACCGCTCAACTCGGATCGATCGTGACGCAGGCGAAGAACCAGGGTCTCGACGTACCAATGGTCGGCAATAACCCGTCTTTCGATGCTCCTTTGATGGATACGCCAGCGGCCGCTGCCATGGACAACTACTACCTATCCAACTACAGCGTCCCGTTCGCGGACCCTGCCATGGCCGACGTCGCCGCCAAGTTCAAAGCGCAATTTACCGATATTCCTAACAAGACAGTTGGGCTCGGGTATCTATCGGGACTGCTGTGGCAGGGAATCCTTGAAGAGGCTTGCGACGCAAAGGATCTCACGCGCGACGGGGTAATCGCCGCGTCGAAGAAGGTCACGAAGCTTGAAACGCAAGGAATCACGGCGCCGTTGGACTTCTCCAAGGTCGGCGAGCCATCGACACGCGCGACGTTGATCTTGAAGCCTGACGCGTCGGTCGACGGGAAATTGGTCACCGTACAAAAGGCTGAGGCCTCGAAGGAAGCAACCGAATACAAGCTCCCGTTCCAGAAATAA
- a CDS encoding acyl-CoA dehydrogenase family protein has protein sequence MSWDFETDAEYQKLLDWADEFVRTKVEPMDYVYKNPYDKSDKEAVAALKPLQKEVKDKGLWACHLGPDLGGPGYGQVKLALLNEILGRSSWAPIVFGCQAPDSGNAEILAHYATEEQKKRYLQPLLDGDIHSCYSMTEPQAGADPALFETKAVRDGDGWVLSGEKWFSSNAPYSEFFIVMAVTDTEKSTYHGQSMFIVPKETPGVEIIRSTGAGPDTSHQSHSYIRYNDVRLPFDALLGEEGGAFAIAQTRLGGGRIHHAMRTIAQCRKAFDLMCERALSRRTRNGKLADLQMTQQKIADSWIEFEQFRLLVLRTAWKIDKYQDYMKVRKDIAGVKVAMAKVYHDIVQRSMQLHGALGISGEMPFSSMMIGAQVMGIADGPTEVHQVTVAKQVLRDYEAGDERWPSAHIPTRTAEARKLLGVDK, from the coding sequence ATGTCTTGGGATTTTGAAACCGATGCCGAATACCAGAAACTACTCGACTGGGCGGATGAGTTTGTCCGCACGAAGGTCGAACCGATGGACTATGTCTACAAGAACCCGTACGACAAGTCCGACAAAGAAGCAGTCGCTGCCCTCAAGCCACTGCAGAAGGAAGTAAAGGACAAAGGTCTCTGGGCCTGCCATCTTGGGCCAGACCTCGGTGGTCCGGGCTACGGCCAGGTCAAACTCGCACTTCTCAACGAGATCCTCGGCCGCTCCAGCTGGGCGCCGATCGTTTTCGGTTGCCAAGCGCCTGACTCCGGAAACGCGGAAATCCTTGCTCACTACGCCACTGAGGAGCAGAAGAAGCGCTATCTGCAGCCGCTGCTCGATGGCGACATCCACTCTTGCTACTCGATGACTGAGCCGCAGGCGGGAGCCGATCCGGCGCTGTTCGAGACCAAGGCCGTGCGCGACGGTGATGGCTGGGTCTTGAGCGGGGAGAAGTGGTTCTCATCCAACGCGCCGTACTCCGAGTTCTTCATTGTGATGGCCGTGACCGACACCGAGAAGAGCACCTACCACGGTCAGTCGATGTTCATCGTGCCTAAGGAGACTCCCGGCGTGGAGATCATCCGCAGCACGGGGGCGGGGCCCGACACGAGCCACCAGAGTCACTCTTACATCCGCTACAACGACGTGCGCCTTCCATTCGATGCGCTGCTCGGTGAGGAAGGTGGCGCCTTCGCTATCGCGCAGACCCGGCTCGGTGGCGGCCGCATTCACCACGCGATGCGGACGATCGCGCAGTGCCGTAAGGCATTCGATCTGATGTGTGAGCGCGCACTGTCGCGGCGTACGCGTAACGGCAAGCTCGCAGACCTGCAGATGACGCAGCAGAAGATCGCCGACAGCTGGATCGAGTTCGAGCAGTTCCGACTGCTCGTGCTGCGTACGGCGTGGAAGATCGACAAATACCAGGACTATATGAAAGTCCGTAAGGACATCGCGGGCGTCAAGGTAGCGATGGCGAAGGTCTATCACGACATCGTGCAGCGTTCGATGCAGTTGCACGGCGCTTTGGGGATCTCTGGCGAGATGCCGTTCTCGTCGATGATGATTGGTGCGCAGGTCATGGGCATCGCAGACGGGCCGACCGAGGTGCACCAGGTCACCGTCGCCAAACAGGTGCTGCGTGACTACGAGGCCGGCGACGAGCGCTGGCCGTCGGCGCACATCCCGACTCGCACGGCTGAGGCACGTAAGTTACTCGGTGTCGATAAGTAG